In the Oncorhynchus nerka isolate Pitt River linkage group LG2, Oner_Uvic_2.0, whole genome shotgun sequence genome, one interval contains:
- the LOC115121304 gene encoding sodium- and chloride-dependent taurine transporter isoform X2 — protein sequence MAQKEKLQCLKDFHKDTLKPSPGKSPGTRPEDEAEGKPVQREKWNSKLDFILSVAGGFVGLGNVWRFPYLCYKNGGGAFLIPYFIFLFGGGLPVFFLEVALGQYTSEGGITCWEKLCPIFTGIGYASIVIVSLLNIYYIVILAWGLYYLFQCFQPELPWAKCKNSWNTDRCVEDTVRKNKTLMLAANITNFTSPVTEFWERNVLSISSGIDEIGEVKWDLALCLLGVWVICFFCIWKGVKSTGKVVYVTATFPFVMLIILLIRGVTLPGASEGIKFYLYPDLQRLKDPEVWIDAGTQIFFSYAICLGAMTSLGSYNKYKYNCYRDCLLLGGLNSGTSFVSGFAIFSVLGFMAQEQGVDIADVAESGPGLAFIAYPKAVSMMPLPTFWAILFFIMLLLLGLDSQFVEVEGQITSLVDLYPSFLRKGYRRELFIATVCSISYLLGLTMVTRGGMYVFQLFDYYAASGVCLLWVAFFECIAVAWVYGVDNFYDAIEDMIGYRPNAWMKWSWSFITPLLCVGCFVFSLVKYKPLTYNKVYEYPDWSIGVGWTLALASMICIPMVVVIKIIQSDGPLIEVSTQLL from the exons ATGGCACAGAAAGAGAAGCTCCAGTGTCTGAAGGACTTCCATAAGGACACGCTGAAGCCTTCCCCAGGGAAGAGCCCTGGCACCCGGCCCGAGGACGAGGCAGAGGGGAAGCCCGTCCAGAGGGAGAAGTGGAACTCCAAGCTTGACTTTATCCTGTCCGTCGCTGGGGGCTTCGTGGGTTTAGGGAACGTCTGGCGTTTCCCATACCTCTGCTATAAGAATGGCGGAG gtgCATTTCTCATCCCGTACTTCATCTTCCTCTTTGGCGGAGGTCTCCCTGTGTTTTTCCTGGAGGTGGCCCTCGGACAGTACACCTCCGAGGGTGGAATCACCTGCTGGGAAAAGCTTTGCCCCATCTTTACTG GTATCGGCTACGCTTCGATTGTGATcgtgtccctcctgaacatctaCTACATAGTGATCCTGGCCTGGGGTTTGTACTACCTGTTCCAGTGCTTCCAGCCGGAGCTGCCCTGGGCCAAGTGTAAGAACTCCTGGAACACAGACCGCTGTGTGGAGGACACCGTCCGTAAGAACAAGACCCTGATGCTGGCCGCTAACATCACCAACTTCACCTCGCCTGTCACTGAGTTCTGGGA ACGTAACGTCCTTAGCATTTCCAGTGGCATTGATGAAATCGGGGAGGTCAAGTGGGACCTTGCTCTGTGTCTGCTGGGGGTCTGGGTCATCTGTTTCTTCTGTATCTGGAAGGGAGTCAAATCCACTGGGAAG GTTGTGTACGTCACTGCTACCTTCCCCTTCGTCATGCTGATCATTCTGTTGATCCGCGGCGTCACTCTGCCAGGAGCATCTGAAGGAATCAAGTTCTACCTGTACCCAGACCTGCAACGTCTCAAAGACCCTGAG GTTTGGATCGATGCAGGCACTCAGATCTTCTTCTCCTATGCCATCTGTCTGGGAGCTATGACGTCACTGGGGAGCTacaacaaatacaaatacaactgCTATAG GGACTGTTTGCTGCTGGGAGGCCTCAACAGCGGTACCAGTTTTGTGTCTGGCTTCGCAATATTTTCCGTCCTGGGCTTCATGGCACAAGAGCAAGGGGTGGACATTGCCGATGTGGCAGAGTCAG GTCCTGGCTTGGCCTTCATTGCCTATCCTAAAGCTGTGTCTATGATGCCGCTGCCAACCTTCTGGGCTATTCTTTTCTTCATCATGCTTCTGCTACTGGGTCTCGACAGTCAG TTTGTGGAAGTGGAAGGACAGATCACCTCCTTGGTGGATCTGTATCCCTCCTTCCTAAGGAAGGGTTACCGTCGGGAACTTTTTATAGCAACAGTGTGCTCCATAAGCTATCTTCTGGGACTTACCATGGTTACTAGG GGTGGCATGTATGTATTTCAGCTCTTTGACTACTATGCAGCCAGCGGTGTGTGCCTTTTGTGGGTTGCATTCTTTGAATGTATTGCTGTAGCCTGGGTTTATG GCGTTGATAATTTCTATGATGCGATTGAAGACATGATTGGCTACAGACCAAATGCCTGGATGAAATGGAGCTGGTCTTTTATCACACCTCTTCTTTGTGTG GGTTGCTTTGtcttctccttggtcaaatacaAACCTTTGACTTACAACAAGGTCTACGAGTACCCCGACTGGTCCATCGGTGTGGGCTGGACTCTGGCCCTGGCTTCTATGATCTGTATTCCTATGGTGGTGGTCATCAAGATCATCCAGTCCGATGGACCACTCATAGAGGTTAGTACACAACTCCTATAA
- the LOC115121304 gene encoding sodium- and chloride-dependent taurine transporter isoform X1 produces MAQKEKLQCLKDFHKDTLKPSPGKSPGTRPEDEAEGKPVQREKWNSKLDFILSVAGGFVGLGNVWRFPYLCYKNGGGAFLIPYFIFLFGGGLPVFFLEVALGQYTSEGGITCWEKLCPIFTGIGYASIVIVSLLNIYYIVILAWGLYYLFQCFQPELPWAKCKNSWNTDRCVEDTVRKNKTLMLAANITNFTSPVTEFWERNVLSISSGIDEIGEVKWDLALCLLGVWVICFFCIWKGVKSTGKVVYVTATFPFVMLIILLIRGVTLPGASEGIKFYLYPDLQRLKDPEVWIDAGTQIFFSYAICLGAMTSLGSYNKYKYNCYRDCLLLGGLNSGTSFVSGFAIFSVLGFMAQEQGVDIADVAESGPGLAFIAYPKAVSMMPLPTFWAILFFIMLLLLGLDSQFVEVEGQITSLVDLYPSFLRKGYRRELFIATVCSISYLLGLTMVTRGGMYVFQLFDYYAASGVCLLWVAFFECIAVAWVYGVDNFYDAIEDMIGYRPNAWMKWSWSFITPLLCVGCFVFSLVKYKPLTYNKVYEYPDWSIGVGWTLALASMICIPMVVVIKIIQSDGPLIERIKAVAAPLGGASSRPVDHRPKGMSAELAYPLDPNGNNGLIKPTHTIVETMM; encoded by the exons ATGGCACAGAAAGAGAAGCTCCAGTGTCTGAAGGACTTCCATAAGGACACGCTGAAGCCTTCCCCAGGGAAGAGCCCTGGCACCCGGCCCGAGGACGAGGCAGAGGGGAAGCCCGTCCAGAGGGAGAAGTGGAACTCCAAGCTTGACTTTATCCTGTCCGTCGCTGGGGGCTTCGTGGGTTTAGGGAACGTCTGGCGTTTCCCATACCTCTGCTATAAGAATGGCGGAG gtgCATTTCTCATCCCGTACTTCATCTTCCTCTTTGGCGGAGGTCTCCCTGTGTTTTTCCTGGAGGTGGCCCTCGGACAGTACACCTCCGAGGGTGGAATCACCTGCTGGGAAAAGCTTTGCCCCATCTTTACTG GTATCGGCTACGCTTCGATTGTGATcgtgtccctcctgaacatctaCTACATAGTGATCCTGGCCTGGGGTTTGTACTACCTGTTCCAGTGCTTCCAGCCGGAGCTGCCCTGGGCCAAGTGTAAGAACTCCTGGAACACAGACCGCTGTGTGGAGGACACCGTCCGTAAGAACAAGACCCTGATGCTGGCCGCTAACATCACCAACTTCACCTCGCCTGTCACTGAGTTCTGGGA ACGTAACGTCCTTAGCATTTCCAGTGGCATTGATGAAATCGGGGAGGTCAAGTGGGACCTTGCTCTGTGTCTGCTGGGGGTCTGGGTCATCTGTTTCTTCTGTATCTGGAAGGGAGTCAAATCCACTGGGAAG GTTGTGTACGTCACTGCTACCTTCCCCTTCGTCATGCTGATCATTCTGTTGATCCGCGGCGTCACTCTGCCAGGAGCATCTGAAGGAATCAAGTTCTACCTGTACCCAGACCTGCAACGTCTCAAAGACCCTGAG GTTTGGATCGATGCAGGCACTCAGATCTTCTTCTCCTATGCCATCTGTCTGGGAGCTATGACGTCACTGGGGAGCTacaacaaatacaaatacaactgCTATAG GGACTGTTTGCTGCTGGGAGGCCTCAACAGCGGTACCAGTTTTGTGTCTGGCTTCGCAATATTTTCCGTCCTGGGCTTCATGGCACAAGAGCAAGGGGTGGACATTGCCGATGTGGCAGAGTCAG GTCCTGGCTTGGCCTTCATTGCCTATCCTAAAGCTGTGTCTATGATGCCGCTGCCAACCTTCTGGGCTATTCTTTTCTTCATCATGCTTCTGCTACTGGGTCTCGACAGTCAG TTTGTGGAAGTGGAAGGACAGATCACCTCCTTGGTGGATCTGTATCCCTCCTTCCTAAGGAAGGGTTACCGTCGGGAACTTTTTATAGCAACAGTGTGCTCCATAAGCTATCTTCTGGGACTTACCATGGTTACTAGG GGTGGCATGTATGTATTTCAGCTCTTTGACTACTATGCAGCCAGCGGTGTGTGCCTTTTGTGGGTTGCATTCTTTGAATGTATTGCTGTAGCCTGGGTTTATG GCGTTGATAATTTCTATGATGCGATTGAAGACATGATTGGCTACAGACCAAATGCCTGGATGAAATGGAGCTGGTCTTTTATCACACCTCTTCTTTGTGTG GGTTGCTTTGtcttctccttggtcaaatacaAACCTTTGACTTACAACAAGGTCTACGAGTACCCCGACTGGTCCATCGGTGTGGGCTGGACTCTGGCCCTGGCTTCTATGATCTGTATTCCTATGGTGGTGGTCATCAAGATCATCCAGTCCGATGGACCACTCATAGAG AGGATCAAGGCTGTGGCAGCTCCGCTGGGAGGTGCTAGCTCCCGTCCAGTCGACCACCGTCCCAAGGGCATGTCCGCCGAGCTGGCCTACCCCCTGGACCCTAACGGGAACAACGGCCTGATCAAGCCCACCCACACTATTGTAGAAACTATGATGTGA